From the Paenibacillus sp. FSL H8-0548 genome, one window contains:
- a CDS encoding ABC transporter permease subunit, with product MAIPTSDEAAAAYIPKKSVKKISQMRIFRKYWMFYLMMLPAIVLLVLNNYIPMFGIIIAFKNINYADGILGSPWSGLKNFEYLFKTSDAWVITRNTLLYNSGFIVLNLFFPLTFAIMLNEIRSRFLAKLHQTIMFLPYFLSMVVISYLVFGFLSDEHGYLNSSLLPALGMEKVQWYFTESVWPYILPLVNTWKSMGYFTVIYMAAIIGLDDEYYEAATIDGASKWKQMTNITIPLIMPVITIMTLLQIGKIFNADFGLFFQVPRESGVLFPVTNVIDTYVYRTFLTVGDIGLSSAAGLLQSIIGFSLVFLSNWVVRRINKENALF from the coding sequence ATGGCGATACCAACGTCAGATGAGGCTGCAGCCGCCTATATTCCAAAAAAATCAGTAAAGAAGATTTCACAAATGCGTATCTTCCGCAAATACTGGATGTTCTATCTCATGATGCTGCCAGCTATTGTGCTGCTAGTGTTAAACAATTATATTCCAATGTTCGGGATTATCATTGCTTTCAAAAACATTAACTACGCAGACGGAATACTAGGCAGCCCTTGGAGCGGACTAAAGAACTTTGAATATTTATTCAAAACCTCAGATGCCTGGGTTATTACACGAAATACACTTTTGTATAACTCAGGGTTTATAGTCTTGAACTTGTTTTTCCCGCTTACCTTCGCAATTATGCTCAATGAAATTAGGAGTAGATTTCTAGCCAAGCTGCATCAAACGATTATGTTTCTCCCTTACTTCCTGTCGATGGTTGTTATCAGTTATCTTGTCTTCGGCTTCTTGAGCGATGAGCATGGATATCTGAACAGCTCTCTGCTTCCAGCTTTAGGGATGGAGAAGGTGCAGTGGTACTTTACAGAGTCGGTATGGCCTTACATTTTGCCGCTTGTGAATACATGGAAAAGCATGGGCTACTTTACGGTAATTTATATGGCCGCTATCATCGGGCTTGATGATGAATATTACGAGGCTGCTACGATTGATGGAGCAAGCAAATGGAAGCAAATGACGAATATTACCATTCCTCTCATCATGCCTGTCATTACGATAATGACGCTGCTGCAGATCGGAAAAATCTTCAATGCGGATTTCGGGCTGTTTTTCCAAGTCCCTCGAGAATCTGGCGTGCTGTTCCCAGTTACAAATGTTATTGATACGTATGTGTATCGAACCTTCCTCACGGTTGGAGACATTGGGTTGTCATCTGCTGCAGGGCTCTTGCAATCGATTATCGGCTTCTCGCTTGTCTTCTTATCGAACTGGGTTGTGCGCCGCATCAATAAAGAGAATGCATTATTCTAA
- a CDS encoding carbohydrate ABC transporter permease, translating into MEAAEVISSGSNPKNQLSSPASLGINVFFIIYSLLCIIPLVLIVMVSITDESTVIREGYQFIPSKLDLGAYEFLFRDATQIIRSYTISIFVTIVGTVTSLVVMALYAYPISRADFPHAKFFTFFVFFTMLFSGGLVPWYLVYVRTLGVKDTLIALIMPLLVAAFFVLIIRTFFQTTIPTAILESAKIDGAGELTIFVKIVLPLSLPVLATVALFQTLTYWNDWFLSLVFITKESNITVQYLMYKTMLNIQFLANNSTAAAAIQAAGGTFRFPSETVRMAMVVVGIGPIIFAYPFFQKYFVKGLTVGAVKG; encoded by the coding sequence ATGGAAGCAGCCGAGGTCATATCATCTGGATCCAATCCGAAAAATCAATTGTCGAGTCCGGCTTCTCTAGGCATCAATGTATTCTTCATTATTTATTCCCTGCTTTGTATAATACCGCTAGTGTTGATCGTCATGGTATCGATTACGGATGAATCGACAGTTATTCGAGAAGGTTATCAGTTTATTCCATCTAAGCTTGATTTGGGGGCTTATGAGTTTCTGTTCAGGGATGCGACCCAAATCATTCGCTCTTATACCATTTCCATCTTTGTAACTATCGTTGGAACAGTGACTAGTCTTGTCGTTATGGCGTTGTACGCTTATCCCATATCGAGAGCAGATTTTCCACACGCTAAATTTTTCACCTTCTTCGTATTCTTTACAATGCTGTTCTCCGGCGGGCTTGTTCCTTGGTATCTCGTTTATGTACGGACACTTGGCGTGAAGGATACATTGATAGCGCTTATTATGCCCCTTCTGGTAGCTGCCTTCTTCGTCCTTATTATAAGGACGTTCTTCCAGACGACGATTCCTACTGCGATTTTGGAGTCAGCGAAAATTGACGGAGCGGGTGAGCTTACGATTTTTGTGAAAATTGTATTGCCCTTATCGCTTCCAGTACTTGCGACTGTTGCGCTCTTCCAGACACTCACCTATTGGAATGATTGGTTTCTAAGCCTCGTGTTCATTACGAAGGAAAGCAATATAACCGTTCAATACTTGATGTATAAGACGATGCTGAACATTCAGTTTCTTGCGAACAACAGCACGGCAGCAGCAGCCATTCAAGCAGCGGGCGGAACGTTCAGGTTTCCAAGTGAAACGGTCCGTATGGCGATGGTTGTTGTCGGTATTGGCCCAATCATATTCGCTTATCCGTTTTTCCAAAAGTATTTTGTAAAAGGGCTGACTGTCGGTGCTGTTAAGGGCTAG
- a CDS encoding ABC transporter substrate-binding protein, producing MKQTKQKTSMLLLMLMTVVLIVSACSGNNAKNNTQPTKEAAAATDKPVKANEESPSNELKPYQISLVYPGTPQADEKKIEEALNKILTEKINATIDLRPIDWGAWDDKINLMVASQEEVDIVFTAQWNGHAKYVAKGAFMELGDLLAEYGQGITSSLDPAFIEGSKINNKSYGIPTNKELAAAGGIVYRKDVTDELGIDMSNVKTPQDLDAVYAVVKEKRPDLTPLYTTGGVFNSHFFANYDFLGDSTIPGAILKDADDTTVAPQEKLDRYKEYLNLTRDYFKKGYINADAATTQVASADAWKAGTVFSTIEPMKPGKDSEIASASGLSGKLAQIMMTEKTVATSETAGSMLGISFTSKDPARAMMLINLLHTDKEINNLLNYGIEGEHFTRNGEIITATGNTANYNPGANWMFGSQFLNYVWDSEDPDKWKKFEEFNQNAKVSPALGFVFDSEPVKAEVGALANVIRQYQRALESGSVDVDKTLADYEKKLKDAGVDKVVAEKQKQFDAFLASK from the coding sequence ATGAAGCAAACTAAACAAAAAACATCTATGCTTCTACTCATGTTGATGACCGTCGTACTAATTGTATCTGCATGCTCAGGCAACAACGCAAAAAATAATACTCAGCCAACGAAGGAAGCGGCTGCCGCTACCGACAAGCCTGTGAAAGCTAATGAAGAATCGCCTTCTAATGAATTGAAGCCATACCAAATTTCACTTGTGTATCCTGGTACACCGCAAGCTGATGAGAAAAAGATTGAAGAAGCTTTAAATAAAATTCTTACTGAAAAAATCAATGCAACGATCGATCTTAGACCGATTGATTGGGGCGCTTGGGACGATAAAATCAATCTGATGGTAGCTTCTCAAGAAGAAGTAGACATCGTGTTCACCGCACAGTGGAATGGCCATGCAAAATATGTTGCCAAAGGAGCGTTCATGGAGCTCGGCGACCTTCTTGCAGAGTATGGTCAAGGCATTACAAGCTCACTTGATCCGGCTTTCATTGAAGGCTCCAAGATCAATAACAAAAGCTACGGAATTCCAACAAATAAAGAGCTTGCAGCTGCTGGAGGTATCGTTTATCGCAAAGACGTAACCGACGAGCTGGGTATCGATATGAGCAATGTAAAGACACCTCAAGATTTGGATGCTGTCTATGCAGTGGTAAAAGAGAAAAGGCCTGATTTGACACCGCTCTATACAACAGGCGGCGTTTTCAACTCCCATTTCTTCGCTAACTATGATTTCTTGGGTGATTCCACGATTCCTGGAGCGATTTTGAAAGATGCAGACGATACTACGGTAGCTCCGCAGGAGAAGCTTGATCGTTACAAGGAATATCTGAATCTTACTCGTGATTACTTCAAAAAGGGCTATATTAATGCAGATGCGGCAACGACTCAGGTTGCCTCGGCAGATGCATGGAAGGCTGGAACGGTTTTCTCCACGATTGAACCAATGAAGCCAGGCAAAGACTCTGAGATTGCAAGCGCTTCTGGATTGTCAGGCAAGCTTGCACAAATTATGATGACTGAAAAAACAGTTGCTACATCAGAAACAGCAGGCTCTATGCTTGGAATTTCCTTTACATCGAAAGATCCGGCTCGCGCTATGATGCTGATTAACCTGCTTCATACAGACAAGGAAATTAACAACCTTCTTAACTACGGTATTGAAGGCGAGCATTTCACTCGCAATGGTGAAATTATTACGGCTACTGGCAACACGGCTAATTACAATCCTGGCGCAAACTGGATGTTCGGAAGTCAATTCCTTAACTACGTTTGGGATTCAGAGGATCCAGACAAATGGAAAAAATTCGAAGAATTCAACCAAAACGCTAAGGTATCGCCTGCTCTAGGCTTCGTCTTTGACAGCGAGCCGGTAAAAGCGGAAGTTGGCGCTCTTGCAAACGTCATTCGTCAATACCAAAGAGCTCTAGAATCAGGCTCGGTTGATGTTGATAAAACGTTAGCTGATTACGAGAAGAAGTTGAAGGATGCAGGCGTTGATAAAGTAGTAGCGGAGAAACAAAAACAATTTGATGCGTTTCTTGCAAGTAAATAA
- a CDS encoding ABC transporter substrate-binding protein: MTRTKSGVIHTAMLLLACLILMSACSKETGTNSPPNNNVSSINNHETVSASNVANENNNKLEPYTLRFVYTGSPQRDELAVEQAMNEYLLTKINAKIDLMPIDWGPWDDKVNLMIASREKVDIIFTAQWNKHAVNVSKGAFLELDELLEQYGQGILQSLDPVFLAGAKINGKNYAVPTNKELAAQGGIIYRSDVAEELGIDMSKVKKIEDLDEVYQTIISKKPGMTPLYMKLGETFNTHYIGNFDGLGDTSIPGIILKDEDGTIVKPAYEVERYVNTLRITRQFFQKGYINKDAATNQTMNNDAISSGDVFSITSALKPGKNEELAIQTGLIGKLAQLALNEKTIATSETAGSMLAISSTSQNPVRAMMFINMLHTDPYLNNLINYGIEGKHYIKLEDNIIKSTELTKDYNPGANWMFGNQFLNYVWETEDPLKWERFKEFSQNAKLSPGLGFVFNGDAVKAEVAAVVNVDRQYQTALETGSVDVDKVLPEYRESLKAAGIEKIIKEKQAQFDQFLANK, from the coding sequence ATGACTCGAACAAAGAGCGGAGTGATTCATACAGCTATGCTCCTGTTAGCCTGCTTAATTCTAATGAGCGCTTGCTCTAAAGAGACAGGTACGAATAGCCCGCCCAATAACAATGTAAGCAGCATAAATAACCATGAAACTGTAAGCGCTTCAAACGTTGCGAATGAAAATAACAATAAGTTGGAGCCCTATACGCTGCGCTTCGTATACACCGGATCGCCGCAGCGTGATGAGCTGGCAGTAGAACAAGCCATGAATGAATATTTGCTTACTAAAATAAATGCTAAAATTGATCTTATGCCTATCGATTGGGGACCATGGGATGACAAAGTGAATCTGATGATCGCCTCACGCGAGAAGGTTGATATTATTTTTACTGCACAGTGGAATAAGCATGCGGTAAATGTATCTAAAGGTGCGTTCTTAGAGCTTGATGAGCTGCTGGAGCAGTATGGTCAAGGCATTTTGCAGTCGCTTGATCCTGTTTTTCTCGCGGGCGCCAAGATCAATGGGAAAAATTATGCTGTGCCCACAAATAAGGAGCTAGCTGCACAAGGTGGTATTATTTATCGTTCAGACGTGGCGGAAGAGCTTGGCATCGATATGTCTAAGGTAAAGAAGATTGAAGATCTAGATGAGGTTTATCAAACTATTATTTCGAAAAAACCAGGTATGACCCCGCTTTATATGAAGCTTGGAGAAACCTTTAATACACACTACATCGGCAATTTTGATGGGCTTGGCGATACTTCGATCCCTGGAATTATTCTAAAGGACGAGGATGGCACCATAGTGAAGCCCGCATACGAGGTGGAACGGTATGTGAATACACTTCGAATTACGAGGCAATTTTTTCAAAAGGGCTACATCAACAAAGATGCGGCTACGAATCAAACGATGAACAACGACGCGATTAGCTCGGGCGACGTTTTTTCGATTACGTCGGCATTAAAGCCCGGCAAGAATGAGGAGCTGGCCATTCAGACAGGGTTAATTGGCAAGCTGGCTCAGCTCGCTTTGAATGAGAAAACGATTGCTACCTCGGAAACAGCAGGCTCTATGCTTGCCATTTCTTCTACCTCACAAAATCCTGTACGTGCAATGATGTTTATTAATATGCTCCATACGGACCCCTATTTGAATAATTTGATTAATTACGGAATTGAAGGCAAGCACTACATAAAGCTAGAGGATAACATCATTAAGTCGACTGAGCTTACAAAGGATTATAATCCCGGTGCCAACTGGATGTTCGGCAATCAATTTTTGAATTATGTATGGGAGACCGAGGATCCTCTGAAATGGGAAAGGTTCAAAGAATTTAGTCAAAATGCAAAGCTCTCTCCTGGGCTTGGCTTCGTATTTAATGGAGATGCAGTCAAAGCAGAGGTCGCAGCTGTAGTAAATGTAGATCGACAATATCAAACAGCGCTGGAAACCGGCTCTGTGGACGTAGATAAAGTATTGCCGGAGTATAGGGAGAGCTTAAAGGCAGCGGGGATTGAGAAAATCATCAAGGAGAAGCAGGCTCAGTTCGATCAGTTTCTCGCGAATAAGTAA
- a CDS encoding PspA/IM30 family protein, with product MSIMKRVRDITVATLNERLEKSEDPVRMIDQFLWSTREDIIQAEKLYQQYAGHSNHLKIQWLQAEEQKEKRENQALMALKAGEEQLARIALHEKASCDERSASYRELFEQSRQSTLELEEQLREMRSEYQTVYDKREYYAARMESLRLQQRMNSRYNSGFGDNGIQSGDAFRKLEDRISGMELEAKSLRDIRKIGQQFVTETSNTVQSVIERELEQLKRKLEKEGWSS from the coding sequence ATGAGCATTATGAAGCGAGTACGCGACATTACAGTCGCCACTTTAAATGAACGGCTAGAAAAATCAGAGGATCCCGTCCGGATGATTGATCAGTTCCTTTGGTCAACAAGAGAAGATATTATCCAGGCGGAGAAGCTCTACCAGCAGTATGCAGGGCACAGCAACCATCTGAAGATACAATGGCTGCAGGCGGAGGAGCAGAAGGAGAAGCGTGAGAATCAAGCGCTGATGGCTCTGAAGGCAGGAGAGGAGCAGCTTGCACGAATCGCATTGCATGAGAAGGCAAGCTGCGATGAGCGTTCAGCATCGTATCGGGAGTTGTTCGAGCAAAGTCGACAAAGTACGCTGGAGCTTGAAGAGCAGCTGCGCGAGATGCGCAGTGAATATCAAACGGTATATGACAAACGTGAATACTATGCGGCTCGAATGGAATCTTTAAGGCTTCAGCAGCGCATGAACAGCCGCTATAATAGCGGTTTTGGAGACAACGGCATTCAATCAGGTGATGCTTTTAGAAAGCTTGAGGACCGGATCAGCGGCATGGAGCTTGAAGCGAAGAGCTTGCGCGACATTCGCAAGATAGGACAACAATTCGTAACGGAAACGAGCAATACGGTACAATCCGTTATAGAACGAGAGCTTGAGCAGCTAAAACGAAAGCTTGAGAAGGAAGGATGGTCGTCTTGA
- a CDS encoding PspC domain-containing protein, giving the protein MVVLKKLYRSSRDKKLFGLCGGLAEMLNVDATLVRILLIVVTIFTSGAVILIYIIAGLVVPKEPQNPYNYGPNGHGNGYGGGYNPGFGQQAQTQFGGPYKNPPQSPGSWNSTGPAPQPGASTQFDSMMDDLEKKALRREIEELKAKLAKYEKGDF; this is encoded by the coding sequence ATGGTCGTCTTGAAGAAATTGTATCGTTCTTCGCGAGACAAGAAGTTATTCGGTCTTTGCGGCGGTTTAGCAGAAATGTTGAACGTCGATGCAACTTTAGTGCGGATTTTACTTATTGTTGTCACGATTTTTACTAGCGGAGCTGTCATACTGATTTACATTATTGCAGGGCTAGTCGTTCCTAAGGAACCGCAGAACCCTTATAACTATGGCCCAAATGGACATGGTAATGGTTATGGCGGCGGCTACAACCCAGGATTCGGGCAGCAAGCGCAAACGCAGTTCGGCGGACCTTACAAAAACCCGCCTCAATCGCCAGGATCATGGAACTCGACAGGTCCTGCACCGCAGCCCGGAGCGTCGACGCAGTTCGACAGCATGATGGATGATTTGGAGAAGAAAGCATTGCGTCGTGAAATTGAAGAATTGAAAGCCAAACTTGCTAAATATGAGAAGGGGGATTTTTAA
- a CDS encoding PspA/IM30 family protein translates to MGIFKRIKDMTTASVNEALDKIEDPIIMLNQYLRDMESEIHQAQVTVAKQMANERLMKQRLEEAVRNAADRESKAEAALRAGQEEHARKLLEEKLYFDQKVTEYVGLHTQSNAQAEEMKQQLHIMKEEYYQLRNKRNELESRAKVAKVQKQMAQLSANHTIDSGSASRGFYRMEEKIMQMEAEADVLRTPYSYSGATNNFNAAEVEKQHKVDEQLQALKNKLNPTTSLSKEQTEE, encoded by the coding sequence ATGGGAATTTTCAAACGGATTAAGGATATGACGACAGCATCGGTTAATGAGGCATTGGACAAAATTGAAGATCCGATTATTATGCTAAATCAATACTTGCGCGATATGGAGTCTGAAATTCATCAAGCACAGGTCACTGTAGCTAAGCAAATGGCAAATGAACGCCTCATGAAGCAGCGCTTGGAAGAAGCTGTACGAAACGCGGCTGATCGTGAATCGAAGGCTGAGGCAGCTCTAAGAGCAGGGCAAGAGGAGCATGCACGCAAGCTGCTTGAAGAGAAGCTGTACTTTGACCAGAAGGTAACTGAATATGTAGGTCTTCATACACAATCCAATGCTCAAGCAGAGGAAATGAAGCAGCAATTGCACATTATGAAGGAAGAGTACTACCAATTGCGCAATAAACGCAACGAGCTTGAATCCCGTGCCAAAGTAGCAAAGGTTCAAAAACAAATGGCTCAATTATCAGCTAACCACACGATTGACAGCGGCTCAGCATCACGCGGCTTCTACCGTATGGAAGAGAAAATTATGCAAATGGAAGCAGAAGCAGATGTTCTGCGCACTCCTTACTCCTATAGCGGTGCAACAAATAACTTTAACGCTGCTGAGGTTGAGAAGCAGCATAAGGTTGACGAGCAGCTCCAAGCGCTGAAAAACAAGCTGAATCCAACAACTTCTTTATCAAAGGAACAAACAGAAGAATAA
- a CDS encoding sensor histidine kinase → MEQGNQKHEPSHAARRRNISETILWLLIIISLVIIVLQGIGYVDLFTLQGKWAVIGLAIVGIGLAAAALNGYLQNSRLKESLKRMTEQQKKRRFNVTLSNGDNTENEISEQEQVDPNWTKKVKFTAVIEERQRLARELHDAVSQQLFAISMTATAVSRTIERDWERAKRQVQLIEEMAAVAQSEMRALLLHLRPVHLDGKNLGQALTVLVDELKQKVPMVITLEVDEMIVLPPNAEDHLFRIAQEALSNTLRHSKADRLDIKLISTGKQAHMSLQDNGVGFDLEAKKQMSYGLLTMEERVIELGGSLQMVSKPGEGTAILIWVPIEGQ, encoded by the coding sequence ATGGAGCAGGGAAATCAGAAGCACGAACCGAGTCATGCGGCACGCAGGCGCAATATATCGGAGACGATTTTGTGGCTGCTTATTATTATCAGCCTCGTTATTATCGTGCTGCAAGGAATCGGCTATGTGGATTTATTTACTTTGCAGGGCAAATGGGCGGTTATTGGTCTTGCTATCGTTGGTATAGGTCTCGCTGCGGCAGCGTTAAATGGGTATTTGCAAAACTCACGGCTGAAGGAATCGCTGAAGCGGATGACGGAGCAGCAAAAGAAACGAAGATTCAATGTTACGCTAAGCAATGGCGATAATACAGAGAATGAGATATCCGAGCAGGAGCAGGTCGATCCGAATTGGACGAAAAAGGTCAAATTCACAGCTGTAATCGAGGAGCGGCAGCGGCTGGCACGAGAGCTTCATGATGCGGTTAGTCAGCAGCTCTTCGCCATATCGATGACGGCAACTGCTGTAAGTCGAACGATTGAGCGAGATTGGGAAAGAGCAAAGCGCCAGGTGCAGCTGATCGAGGAAATGGCTGCTGTTGCACAATCAGAAATGCGTGCGCTGCTGCTTCATCTTCGGCCCGTCCACTTGGACGGAAAAAATCTGGGACAGGCGCTTACTGTTCTAGTGGATGAGCTGAAGCAGAAGGTACCGATGGTCATTACGCTTGAGGTAGATGAGATGATCGTGCTGCCTCCTAATGCTGAGGATCATTTGTTTCGAATTGCCCAGGAGGCGCTATCGAATACACTTAGGCACTCCAAAGCTGACAGACTGGATATTAAGCTGATAAGTACTGGCAAGCAAGCGCATATGAGCTTGCAAGACAATGGTGTAGGCTTTGACCTTGAGGCGAAGAAGCAAATGTCTTATGGGCTGCTTACGATGGAGGAGCGGGTGATTGAGCTGGGCGGATCGCTGCAAATGGTTTCAAAGCCTGGCGAGGGAACTGCTATTCTTATTTGGGTTCCGATCGAAGGTCAATAA
- a CDS encoding response regulator transcription factor: protein MEAMGQLSQPIKVLLVDDHEMVRIGLAAVLDTEDGIEVVGEASNGMDGIRLAQAYKPDVVLMDLVMDGMDGVETTAKLLELYPDCKVIVLTSYLDDSKLYPVIEAGAFSYLLKTSRATEIADAIRAAARGQSVLESQVAAKMMNRFRQPKQQEIAPLHDDLTDREMDVLKRVAQGMSNQEIADELFIGVKTVKFHITNIFNKLDVDDRTQAAIYAHKQGIAE from the coding sequence ATGGAGGCAATGGGGCAATTGAGTCAGCCGATAAAGGTTCTGCTCGTTGATGATCATGAAATGGTGCGGATCGGGCTTGCAGCGGTACTCGATACCGAGGATGGCATTGAGGTGGTCGGTGAAGCGAGCAACGGCATGGATGGCATCCGATTAGCGCAAGCATATAAACCGGACGTCGTTCTCATGGATTTAGTTATGGATGGCATGGATGGGGTTGAAACGACAGCGAAGCTGCTGGAGCTGTACCCTGATTGCAAGGTTATCGTATTAACGAGCTATCTAGATGACAGCAAGCTGTATCCGGTTATTGAAGCGGGTGCTTTCAGCTATTTGCTTAAAACGTCAAGAGCGACAGAAATTGCCGATGCGATTCGCGCAGCAGCTCGCGGGCAATCTGTATTGGAATCCCAAGTTGCGGCGAAAATGATGAATCGCTTCCGCCAGCCGAAGCAGCAGGAGATAGCGCCTTTGCATGATGACCTGACGGATCGCGAGATGGATGTACTTAAACGAGTAGCGCAGGGGATGTCTAATCAGGAAATTGCTGATGAGCTGTTTATTGGCGTGAAGACAGTGAAATTTCATATTACGAATATTTTTAATAAGCTGGACGTTGATGATCGGACACAGGCGGCTATCTATGCGCATAAGCAAGGGATTGCAGAATAA
- the mobB gene encoding molybdopterin-guanine dinucleotide biosynthesis protein B, with amino-acid sequence MQPAANSQLIIQVIGYKNTGKTTLVCRLTERFKREGYKVGTIKRDAHDFQIDKPGTDTWKHQAAGADLTAITSASRTAIMKAYPESLEQLIAQMTEADVILIEGFKNAPYPKIIMLRSEADFVLLAPASNPIAAAIWPELCAAHIKDCSTPMIAIDDTDQLFQMILKSSTHQ; translated from the coding sequence ATGCAGCCAGCAGCAAACAGCCAGCTTATTATCCAAGTGATTGGATATAAAAACACCGGCAAAACCACATTGGTTTGCCGGCTAACAGAACGATTCAAACGAGAAGGATATAAAGTTGGAACTATTAAGCGCGATGCGCATGATTTTCAAATCGATAAGCCGGGTACTGATACTTGGAAGCATCAAGCTGCTGGGGCAGATTTAACTGCCATTACTTCCGCATCGCGGACAGCAATTATGAAAGCATACCCCGAATCGCTTGAACAGCTTATTGCGCAAATGACAGAAGCCGATGTCATCCTGATCGAGGGCTTTAAGAACGCTCCCTATCCGAAAATTATCATGCTTCGTTCAGAAGCCGACTTTGTGCTGCTAGCGCCTGCATCTAACCCCATTGCAGCTGCGATCTGGCCTGAGCTCTGCGCAGCTCACATAAAGGACTGCTCCACTCCGATGATTGCTATAGATGATACCGATCAACTATTCCAAATGATATTGAAAAGCTCTACTCACCAATAA
- the glp gene encoding gephyrin-like molybdotransferase Glp: protein MEQANSTGAGRTIGREGAGRFNRQAVKVSEAQERVLAAAAELQLGSELVPLRASGGRRLARALVATSDWPPFARSGLDGYAVRAADIAEASPGQPATLRVVDTVAAGGLALAAVEKGTAARIMTGAAVPVGADAVVMLEQTAEAMLADGSAAVLIKHAGAAGQHIAPQGEEFRLGGALAAPGTLVRPGHIALLGTFGYAEVPVCKRPRVAVFATGSELLPVAAPLAPGQIRDSNSCMVAAMIEQSGAEPILCGPLPDERAAVEEALAQAAAHADLIVTTGGVSVGDFDVMSDLFSSMKQGRIQGQVLFDRVAMRPGSPTSTAVVNGRLLIALSGNPGACFVGFELFARPALLRMQGVEAALPRTVMAQLLTAVDKPSPHERYVRSRLLYQADGRLLADPLAFSKSSMMASIADAEGLAVIPSGSRGADAGELIKVILLP from the coding sequence ATGGAGCAGGCTAACAGCACTGGAGCGGGCAGGACAATAGGGAGAGAGGGGGCCGGACGGTTCAATCGGCAGGCCGTGAAGGTCAGTGAGGCGCAGGAGCGTGTGCTTGCTGCTGCGGCTGAGCTGCAGCTCGGCAGCGAGCTTGTGCCGCTGCGGGCCAGCGGCGGCCGGAGGCTTGCGCGAGCGTTAGTCGCGACAAGCGATTGGCCGCCCTTCGCGCGCTCGGGGCTCGACGGCTATGCCGTGCGCGCGGCAGATATCGCGGAGGCGTCGCCGGGGCAGCCGGCGACGCTGCGCGTCGTTGATACAGTCGCGGCGGGCGGGCTCGCCCTAGCGGCTGTGGAGAAGGGCACGGCCGCGCGCATTATGACTGGCGCGGCTGTGCCTGTAGGGGCTGACGCGGTCGTCATGCTGGAGCAGACCGCGGAAGCTATGCTGGCAGATGGCTCGGCGGCGGTGCTGATCAAGCACGCCGGCGCAGCCGGCCAGCACATTGCGCCCCAAGGCGAGGAGTTTCGCCTTGGTGGCGCTTTGGCTGCGCCCGGCACGCTTGTGCGGCCGGGGCATATTGCGCTGCTAGGCACATTCGGCTATGCCGAGGTGCCGGTGTGCAAGCGCCCGCGCGTAGCGGTGTTTGCGACCGGCAGCGAGTTGCTGCCGGTTGCGGCGCCGCTGGCGCCGGGACAGATCCGCGACAGCAACAGCTGTATGGTCGCGGCTATGATAGAGCAAAGCGGCGCTGAGCCGATATTGTGCGGCCCGCTGCCTGATGAGCGGGCCGCGGTTGAAGAAGCTTTAGCACAGGCTGCTGCGCATGCTGATCTGATTGTAACGACTGGCGGCGTATCGGTGGGCGATTTTGATGTTATGTCGGATTTGTTCAGCTCTATGAAGCAGGGGAGAATACAGGGTCAGGTCTTGTTCGATCGTGTTGCGATGAGACCAGGCAGTCCGACATCGACAGCGGTTGTGAATGGAAGATTATTGATTGCATTATCTGGAAATCCCGGCGCATGCTTTGTTGGCTTTGAGTTATTTGCCCGACCTGCATTGCTGAGAATGCAAGGTGTGGAAGCAGCGCTGCCTCGAACAGTCATGGCACAGCTGCTAACGGCAGTAGACAAGCCCAGCCCGCATGAACGCTATGTACGATCAAGGCTGCTGTATCAAGCGGACGGTCGTTTGCTCGCAGACCCGCTAGCTTTTTCTAAATCGAGCATGATGGCATCCATTGCCGATGCTGAAGGACTAGCTGTCATTCCCTCAGGGTCAAGGGGGGCAGATGCGGGCGAGCTCATTAAGGTTATTCTTCTGCCATAA